Proteins encoded together in one Olsenella timonensis window:
- a CDS encoding PTS glucose transporter subunit IIA has product MGLFSRLRELIDDDGGGIAVSAPVSGRLVPLASVPDPMFVEGVMGDGFGIWPDDDCVRAPVSGRVTAVIESRHAIGLTAADGTELIVHVGIDTVEMRGVGFSYLVRVGDEVRVGQRLLSFDRGAIRDAGHPDIVVTVFPGTLEGRRLDDLREPGEIAHGERVCVIGRVEG; this is encoded by the coding sequence ATGGGCCTGTTTTCCAGACTTCGAGAGCTGATCGATGACGATGGGGGCGGCATCGCCGTGTCTGCCCCCGTCTCGGGTAGGCTCGTTCCCTTGGCAAGCGTGCCGGATCCCATGTTCGTCGAGGGGGTCATGGGTGATGGCTTTGGCATCTGGCCCGATGACGACTGCGTGCGCGCGCCCGTCTCCGGACGCGTGACCGCCGTCATCGAGTCACGCCATGCGATCGGGCTCACCGCCGCCGACGGCACCGAGCTGATCGTCCACGTCGGCATAGATACGGTTGAGATGCGCGGTGTCGGCTTCTCCTATCTTGTGCGTGTCGGGGACGAGGTGCGCGTGGGTCAGAGGCTCCTCTCGTTTGACCGTGGCGCGATCCGCGATGCCGGCCATCCAGACATCGTCGTGACGGTTTTCCCGGGGACCTTGGAGGGCCGGCGTCTCGACGACCTGCGCGAACCTGGCGAGATTGCGCACGGCGAGCGCGTGTGCGTCATCGGACGGGTCGAGGGCTGA
- a CDS encoding heavy metal translocating P-type ATPase: MRETFDITGMTCAACSSRVQRAAGEVPGVTCANVNLLKNSMELDYDGSPETAAAVVEAIEKSGYGATRRAASDRRGATPAGRPGAAAERAVAEKRSQLVISAVFAVPLFYVAMGPMLGWPQPAPLVGDANLVAQGLTQLLLCVPILFVNRHYFVTGFRTLWHRAPNMDSLIALGSAASVVWSVGQLYRMAWAAGSGDAAALHAAAHSLYFDSAGMILALITLGKFFEARAKGRTTDAIAALMDLTPKTATVVRDGAEVEVPTEDVAVGDRVIVRAGESVPVDGVVVEGSAAVDESAITGESVPVEKGVGDRVTGATVSTRGWIAVDARAVGDDTTLAGIIRLVDEATSSKAPIERMADKIAGVFVPVVIAIAAVTFATWLALTGDVATALTHAISILVISCPCALGLATPTAIMVGTGRGAANGILIKSAEALETACRVDTVVLDKTGTVTAGSPRVTDVMPAAGASGAELLRVAAALERKSEHPLASAVCAYAEEQGAVAAGDPRVEKFEQVPGGGLSALVGGAPALAGNARLMAAHGVELGALADAAAGLADDGKTPLFFSSGGRALGMIAVADPVKSTSASAVARLRAMGARTVLLTGDQERTAAAVARRVGVDEVVSGVLPAQKEAKVRELQAAGHVVAMVGDGINDAPALARADVGVAIGAGTDVAISSADVVLMRSDPADVATAMELSRATMRNIKQNLFWALFYNAVCIPVAAGVLTPWGVTLNPMIGAAAMGFSSVFVVSNALRLRTWRPSEVRTEAAAPVAADVRIEEPRKDPTMTKTLNVTGMMCQHCVMHVTKALEGVEGVRSVDVSLEAGTATVEAADSVSDDALVAAVSDAGYEASVA; encoded by the coding sequence ATGAGAGAGACCTTCGACATAACGGGCATGACCTGCGCGGCGTGCTCGTCGCGGGTGCAGCGGGCGGCGGGCGAGGTGCCAGGCGTGACCTGCGCCAACGTGAACCTGCTCAAGAACTCGATGGAGCTCGACTACGACGGCTCGCCGGAGACCGCCGCGGCCGTGGTCGAGGCCATCGAGAAGTCCGGCTACGGGGCGACGCGTCGCGCGGCCTCGGACAGGAGGGGCGCGACGCCCGCAGGGCGCCCCGGGGCAGCGGCGGAGCGCGCTGTCGCCGAGAAGCGCAGCCAGCTCGTGATATCCGCGGTCTTCGCCGTCCCGCTGTTCTACGTGGCGATGGGGCCGATGCTCGGCTGGCCGCAACCGGCGCCGCTCGTCGGGGACGCCAACCTCGTGGCCCAGGGACTCACCCAGCTGCTGCTCTGCGTGCCGATCCTCTTCGTGAACCGGCATTACTTCGTCACCGGCTTCAGGACGCTCTGGCATCGCGCTCCCAACATGGACTCGCTGATCGCGTTGGGCTCGGCGGCCTCGGTCGTGTGGAGCGTGGGCCAGCTCTACCGCATGGCGTGGGCGGCGGGCTCCGGCGACGCCGCGGCGCTGCACGCCGCGGCGCACAGCCTCTACTTCGACTCTGCCGGCATGATTCTCGCCCTCATCACGCTGGGCAAGTTCTTCGAGGCACGCGCCAAGGGGCGCACCACGGACGCCATCGCCGCCCTCATGGACCTTACGCCCAAGACCGCCACGGTCGTGCGCGACGGCGCCGAGGTCGAGGTGCCGACCGAGGACGTGGCCGTGGGGGATCGCGTGATCGTGCGCGCCGGCGAGTCCGTGCCGGTGGACGGCGTGGTGGTCGAGGGCTCGGCCGCCGTCGACGAGTCCGCCATCACCGGCGAGAGCGTTCCCGTCGAGAAAGGCGTCGGCGACCGGGTCACCGGGGCGACCGTCTCCACGCGCGGCTGGATCGCCGTGGACGCCCGCGCCGTCGGCGACGACACCACGCTCGCGGGCATCATCCGTCTCGTGGACGAGGCCACGAGCTCCAAGGCCCCCATCGAGCGAATGGCCGACAAGATCGCCGGCGTCTTCGTGCCCGTGGTCATCGCGATCGCGGCGGTGACGTTCGCCACATGGCTCGCCCTCACGGGCGACGTCGCCACGGCGCTCACGCATGCCATCTCGATTCTCGTGATCTCCTGCCCGTGCGCGCTCGGCCTGGCCACGCCCACGGCCATCATGGTGGGCACCGGACGCGGCGCGGCCAACGGCATCCTCATCAAGTCGGCCGAGGCGCTCGAGACCGCCTGCCGCGTCGACACCGTCGTGCTGGACAAGACCGGCACCGTCACGGCCGGCTCGCCGCGCGTGACCGACGTGATGCCCGCCGCGGGAGCCTCCGGCGCGGAGCTCCTGCGCGTCGCGGCGGCGCTCGAGCGCAAGAGCGAGCACCCGCTCGCTTCCGCCGTCTGCGCGTATGCCGAGGAGCAGGGCGCTGTTGCCGCCGGTGACCCCCGCGTCGAGAAGTTCGAGCAGGTTCCGGGCGGCGGGCTCTCCGCGCTCGTGGGCGGCGCCCCCGCGCTCGCCGGCAACGCCCGTCTCATGGCGGCGCACGGCGTCGAGCTCGGTGCGCTGGCCGACGCGGCGGCCGGGCTCGCCGATGACGGCAAGACGCCTCTGTTCTTCTCTTCGGGAGGGCGTGCGCTCGGCATGATCGCGGTGGCGGATCCCGTGAAGTCGACGAGCGCCTCCGCCGTTGCGCGCCTGCGCGCGATGGGTGCCCGCACGGTGCTGCTCACCGGCGACCAGGAGCGCACCGCCGCCGCAGTGGCGCGTCGAGTGGGCGTCGACGAGGTCGTCTCCGGCGTGCTGCCCGCCCAGAAGGAGGCCAAGGTCCGCGAGCTGCAGGCCGCCGGGCACGTCGTCGCCATGGTCGGCGACGGCATCAACGACGCGCCCGCGCTCGCTCGAGCCGACGTGGGCGTCGCCATCGGCGCCGGCACGGACGTGGCGATTTCCTCGGCGGACGTGGTGCTCATGCGCTCCGACCCCGCCGACGTGGCAACCGCGATGGAGCTGTCGCGCGCCACGATGCGCAACATCAAGCAGAACCTCTTCTGGGCGCTCTTCTACAATGCCGTCTGCATTCCGGTGGCCGCCGGCGTGCTCACGCCCTGGGGCGTGACGCTCAACCCCATGATCGGTGCCGCGGCGATGGGGTTCTCCTCCGTCTTCGTGGTGAGCAACGCGCTGCGCCTGCGCACCTGGAGGCCGAGCGAGGTCAGGACCGAGGCCGCGGCGCCCGTCGCGGCCGACGTGAGGATAGAGGAACCAAGAAAGGACCCGACCATGACCAAGACCCTGAACGTGACCGGCATGATGTGCCAGCACTGCGTCATGCACGTGACGAAGGCGCTCGAGGGCGTCGAGGGGGTGCGCTCTGTCGACGTGAGCCTCGAGGCCGGCACCGCGACCGTCGAGGCGGCCGACTCCGTCTCCGACGACGCGCTCGTGGCTGCCGTCTCCGACGCCGGGTACGAGGCAAGCGTCGCGTAG
- a CDS encoding metal-sensing transcriptional repressor has protein sequence MAEKNACPSCGALKHTPRSPELKADVTRRINRAVGQLNGIRAMVEEDRYCGDVLTQLAAVESAVKAISREVMRDHLETCVVERIQGGDTEVTAEVMDLFRKFM, from the coding sequence ATGGCCGAGAAGAACGCCTGCCCGTCCTGTGGCGCGCTCAAGCACACCCCGCGCTCGCCCGAGCTCAAGGCCGACGTGACACGTCGAATCAACCGGGCCGTCGGCCAGCTCAACGGCATCCGCGCGATGGTGGAGGAGGATCGCTACTGCGGAGACGTCCTCACGCAGCTGGCTGCCGTGGAGTCTGCCGTGAAGGCCATCTCGCGAGAGGTCATGCGCGACCATCTGGAGACCTGCGTGGTCGAGCGCATCCAGGGCGGCGACACCGAGGTCACGGCCGAGGTCATGGACCTCTTCCGCAAGTTCATGTGA
- a CDS encoding pseudouridine-5'-phosphate glycosidase gives MKVRANEEVREALGEGRPVVALESTIISHGMPYPQNVETAMSVERILREEGVVPATVGIVDGEGVVGLSEAEIEELGRRGSGVPKVSRRDLPVVMAEGSWGATTVATTMILAAKAGVEFFVTGGIGGVHRGAENTFDVSADLEELGRTNVTVICAGAKAILDLPKTLEVLETKGVPVLGFGTEELPAFYTRTSGLSVDRRVDDAEEVARIVRAKRELGLDGGVLVANPIPEQWSMEPGVINAAIEEALAEMDAAGVHGKECTPFLLAKVKEITGGDSLDANIQLVYNNARVGAAIARAYAGL, from the coding sequence ATGAAGGTACGTGCGAACGAGGAGGTCCGTGAGGCGCTCGGCGAGGGAAGGCCCGTCGTTGCCCTCGAGTCTACGATCATCTCGCACGGCATGCCCTATCCGCAGAACGTGGAGACGGCCATGAGCGTGGAGAGAATCCTGCGTGAGGAGGGTGTCGTCCCCGCCACGGTGGGCATCGTCGACGGCGAGGGCGTGGTCGGGCTCTCCGAGGCGGAAATCGAGGAGCTTGGACGGCGCGGGAGCGGGGTGCCCAAGGTCTCGCGACGTGACCTCCCGGTGGTCATGGCCGAGGGCTCGTGGGGTGCCACGACCGTTGCGACCACGATGATCCTCGCCGCCAAGGCGGGCGTCGAGTTCTTTGTCACCGGCGGCATCGGTGGCGTACACCGCGGTGCCGAGAACACCTTTGACGTCTCCGCCGACCTCGAGGAGCTCGGGCGCACCAACGTGACCGTCATCTGCGCGGGGGCCAAGGCGATTCTCGACCTCCCGAAGACCCTCGAGGTGCTGGAGACCAAGGGCGTGCCGGTGCTGGGGTTTGGCACGGAAGAGCTGCCGGCGTTCTATACGCGCACGAGCGGACTCTCGGTCGACCGCAGAGTCGACGACGCCGAGGAGGTGGCGCGAATCGTGCGCGCCAAGCGCGAGCTCGGCCTTGACGGGGGCGTCCTTGTCGCCAATCCCATTCCCGAGCAGTGGTCGATGGAGCCGGGGGTGATCAACGCCGCGATCGAGGAGGCGCTCGCCGAGATGGACGCTGCCGGCGTCCACGGCAAGGAGTGCACGCCGTTCCTGCTTGCCAAGGTCAAGGAGATCACGGGGGGCGACTCGCTGGACGCCAACATCCAGCTGGTCTACAACAACGCGCGCGTCGGCGCCGCTATCGCGCGCGCCTACGCGGGACTCTAG
- a CDS encoding PTS transporter subunit EIIC has protein sequence MDSRTLAEKIVEYAGSAENVSRVAHCMTRLRITPRDESKVDEAAISKLEGVFKVLKVGGQYQIVLGGVVDDVFDAVTELCADTATVESDVIDENLDDGLIPQSGQKRSGVIGTLIDTVSGIVAPVLSALLGCGMVQVVSVILQQVFHVPADNTTVLILNAVSDTLYGFFPIIIGWSAAKRFGANTAVALVMCSILVSPNFTGIFESHEVVTFAGIPVTNVYYGSSILPAIISVYLLSKLEKLLRRLLPAALRAIFVPFLCLLVCVPILITVIGPIGAWGGDLFAGIFTGLYAINPILAGAVIGGTWQILIIFGMHIAILGLVSTPNIAMYGRDTVIMTHAPSLMCQVAAGLAVALKAKDKAIKRNAFSLAVTSFFAGSVIEPVMYGVNLKYKKPFLAVCIGGAVGGAITGAFHAGTTAAVALSLYTIPVYLGEGFGGLMLGCAAGALVTFALTWIMGIDESIGKEN, from the coding sequence ATGGACAGCCGGACGTTGGCGGAGAAAATCGTCGAGTACGCGGGATCTGCCGAGAACGTCTCGCGGGTGGCGCACTGCATGACGCGTCTGCGCATCACGCCGCGCGATGAGTCGAAGGTGGACGAGGCGGCAATCTCCAAGCTGGAGGGCGTCTTCAAGGTCCTCAAGGTTGGCGGCCAGTACCAGATTGTGCTGGGCGGGGTCGTCGATGACGTCTTCGACGCGGTCACCGAGCTCTGTGCCGACACGGCCACGGTCGAGAGCGACGTCATCGACGAGAACCTCGATGACGGACTCATTCCCCAGAGCGGCCAGAAGCGTTCCGGCGTGATCGGGACGCTGATCGATACCGTTTCGGGCATCGTCGCCCCGGTGCTCTCCGCCCTTCTCGGCTGCGGAATGGTGCAGGTCGTGTCCGTGATCCTCCAGCAGGTCTTCCACGTGCCTGCGGACAACACCACGGTGCTCATTCTGAACGCCGTCTCCGACACGCTCTACGGATTCTTCCCGATCATCATCGGCTGGTCGGCTGCCAAGCGCTTTGGTGCCAACACGGCAGTTGCCCTGGTCATGTGCAGCATTCTCGTAAGCCCCAACTTCACGGGCATCTTCGAGTCGCACGAGGTCGTTACCTTTGCGGGCATCCCGGTGACCAACGTCTACTACGGGTCCTCGATTCTTCCGGCGATCATCTCGGTCTACCTGCTCTCAAAGCTCGAGAAGCTGCTGCGGAGGCTGCTCCCTGCGGCCCTGCGTGCGATCTTCGTGCCGTTCCTTTGCCTGCTCGTCTGCGTGCCGATCCTCATCACCGTCATCGGCCCGATCGGGGCATGGGGCGGCGACCTCTTCGCGGGCATCTTCACCGGCCTCTATGCGATCAACCCGATTCTCGCCGGCGCCGTCATCGGTGGCACCTGGCAGATTCTGATCATCTTTGGCATGCACATTGCGATCCTCGGCCTCGTCTCCACGCCGAACATTGCGATGTACGGTCGCGATACCGTGATCATGACCCACGCGCCCTCGCTCATGTGTCAGGTGGCGGCTGGCCTCGCGGTCGCCCTGAAGGCCAAGGACAAGGCAATCAAGCGCAACGCCTTCTCGCTCGCCGTCACGTCGTTCTTTGCGGGAAGCGTCATCGAGCCGGTCATGTACGGCGTCAACCTCAAGTACAAGAAGCCGTTCCTCGCCGTCTGCATCGGCGGTGCCGTGGGCGGTGCGATCACGGGTGCGTTCCACGCCGGCACCACCGCAGCGGTGGCGCTGTCGCTCTACACGATTCCGGTGTATCTGGGTGAGGGCTTTGGCGGGCTCATGCTCGGCTGTGCCGCGGGCGCCCTCGTCACCTTTGCGCTCACCTGGATCATGGGCATCGATGAGAGCATCGGCAAGGAAAACTAG
- the ligA gene encoding NAD-dependent DNA ligase LigA, with protein sequence MADEKNPQAQMSLFGDEPAARPTPTAGPRARHAELNRILSHAAYAYYALDDPEMTDAEFDRLLQELIALEGDHPELVTPESYTQRVGGYVSEQFEPVTHAARMYSMDDAMDLDELDEWLSRTDEALGATPERPVAYTCELKIDGLGVALTYTDAQFVRAATRGDGTTGENVTANVLTVRDVPRALAPAGLARLADGGLGRSVEVRGEVYMPRTSFARLNEAADASGSAPFANPRNAAAGSLRQKDPKVTAHRDLETFVYAVADEAPIDVHTQHDFLQWLIDCGFAVNPHFRRCTSAAEVRAYCEGALARRDELDYDIDGVVVKVDSFAQQEALGFTARAPRWAIAFKFPPEERRTVLREIRVQVGRTGVLTPVAEFDPVTVAGSTIARATLHNVDEIARKNVRVGDTIVVHKAGDVIPEVVGPVLELRPEGAPEFRMPETCPSCGSPVVREEGEVAYRCVSIDCPAQATERLIHWGSRTAMDIDGLGDELVGRMVEQGLLADVADFYDRLTEEDLARVWTGRQTVEGEDIVVGPVIASKIMAQVAESRGRGLARVLFGLGIRHVGATVARQLAGHFGSMQALAAASEEDIAQVDGIGPKIAASVRGFFAVEKNVAVVERLRAAGVALEEERAEPERPQTLAGLTFVLTGTLGRRTRDEAKAALQALGAKVTGSVSRKTSYVVAGEAAGSKLAKAESLGVPVLDEAALDTLLETGEPPAGEGRP encoded by the coding sequence ATGGCAGACGAGAAGAACCCGCAGGCCCAGATGTCGCTCTTCGGCGACGAGCCTGCGGCGAGGCCGACGCCGACCGCGGGCCCTCGCGCCCGTCACGCCGAGCTCAACCGCATCCTCTCGCATGCCGCCTACGCCTACTATGCGCTCGACGATCCCGAGATGACCGACGCCGAGTTTGACCGGCTGCTCCAGGAGCTGATCGCCCTCGAGGGGGACCACCCCGAGCTCGTGACGCCCGAGTCCTACACGCAGCGCGTGGGCGGCTACGTGTCCGAGCAGTTCGAGCCGGTGACCCATGCCGCGCGCATGTACTCGATGGACGACGCGATGGACCTCGACGAGCTCGACGAGTGGCTCTCGCGCACCGACGAGGCCCTCGGCGCCACGCCGGAACGCCCCGTCGCCTACACCTGCGAGCTCAAGATCGACGGCCTTGGCGTCGCCCTCACCTACACGGATGCCCAGTTCGTGCGTGCCGCCACGCGCGGCGACGGCACGACCGGCGAGAACGTCACCGCCAACGTCCTCACGGTGCGCGACGTCCCGCGTGCCCTCGCGCCCGCGGGCCTCGCACGCCTTGCCGACGGCGGGCTCGGCCGCTCCGTGGAGGTCCGCGGCGAGGTCTACATGCCGCGGACCTCCTTCGCGCGCCTGAACGAGGCTGCCGACGCGTCCGGCTCTGCGCCCTTCGCCAACCCGAGAAACGCCGCTGCCGGCAGCCTCCGCCAGAAGGACCCCAAGGTCACCGCCCACCGCGACCTCGAGACCTTCGTCTACGCCGTGGCCGACGAGGCGCCCATTGACGTGCACACCCAGCACGACTTCCTCCAGTGGCTCATCGACTGCGGCTTCGCCGTGAACCCGCACTTCAGACGCTGCACGTCGGCCGCCGAGGTCCGCGCCTACTGCGAGGGCGCGCTCGCTCGCCGCGACGAGCTCGACTACGACATCGACGGCGTCGTGGTGAAGGTGGACTCCTTCGCCCAGCAGGAGGCGCTCGGCTTCACGGCGCGCGCGCCGCGCTGGGCGATCGCGTTCAAGTTCCCGCCGGAGGAGAGGCGCACCGTCCTGCGCGAGATCCGCGTGCAGGTGGGGCGCACCGGCGTGCTCACGCCCGTCGCCGAGTTCGACCCGGTGACCGTCGCCGGCTCCACGATCGCCCGCGCGACGCTCCACAACGTCGACGAGATCGCCCGCAAGAACGTCCGCGTGGGCGACACGATCGTGGTCCACAAGGCGGGCGATGTGATTCCCGAGGTCGTGGGGCCGGTGCTCGAGCTGCGCCCCGAGGGGGCGCCCGAGTTCCGCATGCCCGAGACCTGCCCCTCATGCGGCAGCCCCGTGGTGCGCGAGGAGGGCGAGGTCGCCTACCGCTGCGTCTCCATCGACTGCCCGGCGCAGGCAACCGAGCGCCTCATCCACTGGGGGAGCCGCACCGCCATGGACATCGACGGCCTCGGGGACGAGCTGGTGGGCCGCATGGTCGAGCAGGGCCTGCTCGCCGACGTCGCCGACTTCTACGACCGTCTCACCGAGGAGGACCTCGCCCGCGTCTGGACCGGTCGCCAGACCGTGGAGGGCGAGGACATCGTCGTGGGCCCCGTCATCGCGTCGAAGATCATGGCGCAGGTGGCGGAGTCGCGCGGCCGCGGCCTGGCGCGCGTCCTCTTTGGCCTGGGCATCCGTCACGTGGGGGCGACGGTGGCGCGTCAGCTCGCGGGCCACTTTGGGTCCATGCAGGCCCTCGCCGCCGCCAGCGAGGAGGACATCGCCCAGGTCGACGGCATCGGGCCCAAGATAGCTGCCAGCGTGCGCGGGTTCTTCGCGGTCGAGAAGAACGTGGCGGTCGTGGAGCGCCTGCGCGCCGCGGGTGTGGCGCTCGAGGAGGAGCGTGCCGAGCCGGAGCGCCCGCAGACGCTCGCGGGGCTCACCTTCGTGCTCACCGGCACGCTCGGGCGCCGCACGCGCGACGAGGCCAAGGCCGCGCTCCAGGCCCTCGGCGCCAAGGTCACGGGCTCGGTCTCCAGGAAGACGAGCTACGTGGTCGCCGGCGAGGCCGCCGGCTCCAAGCTGGCCAAGGCGGAGAGCCTCGGCGTCCCCGTGCTCGACGAGGCCGCCCTCGACACCCTCCTCGAGACCGGCGAGCCCCCGGCGGGGGAGGGGCGCCCGTGA
- a CDS encoding MFS transporter, with protein MNLTPEQRRVVCTLGFCGLVSAADNWFVSPALPAIANGLGVAASAAAVVLTAYLLPYGMLQPVCGTLGDRFGRLRVLRVIVAGLAAGTFLCALAPTLELLVVARAVTGCFAAGIIAVSQAHVGDVVGPELRGGAVGILMGITFAGQGLSSGLGGILTDLMSWRAAFACFGALALVALALLWRLPHATVPASARGAEDVVEPPHDSFLVRAGRIFFGSHRAIFLVACTTGVVFLGVYGFMGTFLAERCGLAPTQAGLIMMFYGVLCLVGGTVSGRVGAARGPRAVIYVGESAGLLAIASLVVVTATGSWVPALLAAGALGFGYILTQPTLVSLSMDADPAQAGLCTGLIGLGVFAGGGVGSAFGGQLVALGGYDALWLAAAALLLAQLVLGGRALARLARLEG; from the coding sequence ATGAACCTCACCCCCGAGCAGAGACGCGTCGTTTGCACGCTGGGCTTCTGCGGCCTCGTCTCCGCCGCCGACAACTGGTTCGTCTCGCCGGCGCTGCCCGCCATCGCAAACGGGCTCGGCGTCGCCGCCTCGGCGGCTGCCGTCGTCCTCACCGCATACCTGCTCCCCTACGGCATGCTCCAGCCCGTGTGCGGCACGCTCGGGGATCGGTTCGGGCGGCTGCGCGTGCTCCGCGTGATCGTGGCGGGGCTCGCGGCGGGGACGTTCCTGTGCGCGCTGGCTCCGACGCTCGAGCTGCTTGTCGTGGCGCGCGCGGTGACCGGCTGCTTCGCCGCGGGCATCATCGCCGTCTCGCAGGCGCACGTCGGAGACGTCGTCGGCCCCGAGCTCCGCGGGGGCGCGGTGGGCATCCTGATGGGCATCACCTTCGCCGGCCAAGGGCTCTCCTCCGGTCTTGGCGGCATCCTCACCGACCTCATGAGCTGGCGCGCGGCCTTCGCGTGCTTCGGGGCGCTCGCCCTGGTTGCCCTGGCGCTGCTGTGGCGTCTGCCCCATGCGACCGTCCCGGCGTCCGCGCGTGGCGCGGAGGACGTCGTGGAGCCGCCGCACGACAGCTTCCTCGTGCGCGCGGGACGCATCTTCTTCGGCAGCCATCGGGCGATCTTCCTCGTGGCGTGCACCACGGGAGTCGTGTTCCTCGGCGTCTACGGCTTCATGGGCACCTTTCTCGCCGAGCGCTGCGGGCTCGCCCCCACGCAGGCGGGCCTCATCATGATGTTCTACGGGGTGCTGTGCCTCGTGGGCGGCACGGTCTCCGGGCGCGTCGGCGCCGCCCGCGGGCCGCGCGCCGTGATCTATGTGGGGGAGTCCGCCGGGCTCCTCGCCATAGCGTCGCTCGTCGTCGTGACGGCAACGGGCTCCTGGGTGCCGGCGCTTCTCGCCGCGGGCGCGCTCGGCTTTGGCTACATCCTCACGCAGCCCACGCTCGTCTCGCTCTCCATGGACGCCGACCCGGCTCAGGCGGGCCTCTGCACCGGCCTCATCGGGCTCGGCGTCTTTGCTGGGGGCGGCGTGGGCTCGGCATTCGGCGGCCAGCTCGTCGCGCTCGGCGGCTACGACGCCCTATGGCTCGCGGCGGCCGCGCTGCTCCTGGCACAGCTGGTGCTCGGCGGCCGCGCCCTCGCAAGGCTCGCGCGCCTCGAGGGCTGA
- a CDS encoding GNAT family N-acetyltransferase, with protein sequence MTTRLETERLMLRPWTTSDAPALFRAASDPEVGPRAGWDPHRSVEESARIIREVLAVPETYAIVIRGAVPADEPVGAVGLKFGAASDLARDASEAELGYWIARPQWGRGYVPEACRALLDHAFDDLRLKVVWAGHYDENAQSRRVMEKLGLSEVGAREAQGRPERILRITQAEWKTLSSAGGREPRP encoded by the coding sequence ATGACCACCCGGCTCGAGACGGAACGTCTCATGCTGCGGCCCTGGACAACGAGCGACGCGCCCGCGCTCTTCCGCGCGGCGTCAGACCCGGAGGTGGGGCCCCGCGCCGGATGGGACCCGCACCGCAGCGTCGAGGAGAGCGCCCGCATCATCCGCGAGGTGCTCGCCGTGCCGGAGACCTATGCAATCGTGATCAGGGGCGCCGTGCCCGCCGACGAGCCGGTCGGGGCCGTCGGTCTCAAGTTCGGGGCGGCCTCCGACCTGGCGAGGGACGCGAGCGAGGCCGAGCTCGGATACTGGATCGCCCGGCCTCAGTGGGGGCGGGGCTACGTCCCCGAGGCATGTCGCGCGCTTCTCGACCACGCCTTCGACGACCTGCGCCTCAAGGTCGTGTGGGCGGGCCATTACGATGAGAACGCACAGAGTCGGCGCGTGATGGAGAAGCTCGGGCTCTCGGAGGTGGGCGCGCGCGAGGCGCAGGGTCGCCCCGAGCGCATCCTGCGAATCACGCAGGCGGAGTGGAAGACCCTCTCTTCCGCCGGAGGGAGGGAGCCGCGGCCCTAG
- a CDS encoding translation initiation factor eIF-2B, whose product MQVSDIEFKSADHVLQEIRDMNVKGGSPFGRAAAWAYRLACEQERFPSVEALLARCEDLASQMHELKPTMATINNSSSLVCEYVRAHPERDVETVAAGVVRLCGNIIESSLAAVERLGSFGGERIPDGGTVLMHSYSSSLMGCFEAAAASGKRFTVICTESRPLRESRLAVDVLHRLGQHVVYITDAEVYEFMRHADLVIMGADSLASDGGVANKMGTAMIARLARSMGIPVYIASELYKYDERTLRGRAIELERRDASEIVSEGDFRLGEPEVINQFFDVTPAADVTAIVCEHGFIAPASVSLHWEQLKDELMKGVM is encoded by the coding sequence ATGCAGGTATCAGATATCGAGTTCAAGAGCGCCGATCACGTCTTGCAGGAGATTCGCGACATGAACGTCAAGGGCGGGAGCCCCTTTGGTCGCGCGGCGGCGTGGGCATATCGACTTGCGTGCGAGCAGGAGCGCTTCCCGTCCGTCGAGGCCCTTCTCGCCCGATGCGAGGACCTGGCCTCACAGATGCACGAGCTCAAGCCCACGATGGCGACAATCAACAACTCCTCGAGCCTCGTGTGCGAGTACGTGCGCGCCCATCCCGAGCGTGACGTCGAGACGGTGGCGGCAGGCGTGGTGCGGCTCTGCGGCAACATCATCGAGAGCTCGCTCGCTGCCGTGGAACGCCTTGGCTCCTTTGGCGGGGAGCGCATCCCGGATGGGGGCACGGTGCTCATGCACAGCTACAGCAGCTCGCTTATGGGCTGCTTCGAGGCGGCGGCCGCGTCGGGCAAGCGCTTCACGGTCATCTGCACGGAGTCCCGCCCGCTGCGCGAGTCGCGTCTTGCGGTGGACGTTCTGCACCGGCTCGGCCAGCATGTGGTCTACATCACCGATGCGGAGGTCTACGAGTTCATGCGCCATGCTGACCTCGTGATCATGGGCGCGGACAGCCTGGCCTCCGACGGAGGCGTTGCAAACAAGATGGGCACCGCCATGATCGCACGGCTGGCCCGCTCGATGGGGATTCCCGTCTACATCGCGAGCGAGCTCTACAAGTATGACGAGCGCACGCTGCGCGGCCGCGCGATCGAGCTGGAGCGCAGGGACGCCTCCGAGATTGTCTCCGAGGGAGACTTCAGGCTCGGCGAGCCCGAGGTAATCAACCAGTTCTTTGACGTGACGCCCGCGGCTGACGTGACCGCGATCGTCTGCGAGCACGGGTTCATCGCGCCGGCAAGCGTCAGCTTGCACTGGGAGCAGCTGAAGGACGAACTGATGAAGGGGGTTATGTGA